One Thermoanaerobaculia bacterium DNA segment encodes these proteins:
- a CDS encoding gamma carbonic anhydrase family protein, whose amino-acid sequence MPIYPYREKLPQLGSGVFLAPSADLAGEIEVGDDSSFWFHTAARGDVNWIRVGARTSVQDGTILHVTHERFPLLIGDDVVIGHSCMIHGCTLADACLVGIGARVLDGAVVESGAQVGAGAVVPPGMRVPAGQLALGVPAKIVRPLSDAEREAIREIARRYVRVKNEYLATLGRGF is encoded by the coding sequence AGAAGCTGCCGCAGCTCGGAAGCGGGGTCTTCCTGGCGCCTTCCGCCGATCTCGCAGGAGAGATCGAGGTGGGGGACGACAGCTCGTTCTGGTTTCACACCGCGGCGCGGGGCGACGTGAACTGGATCCGGGTCGGGGCGCGGACCAGCGTCCAGGACGGCACCATCCTGCACGTCACGCACGAGCGCTTTCCGCTGCTCATCGGGGATGACGTCGTCATCGGCCACAGCTGCATGATCCACGGCTGCACACTTGCGGACGCCTGTCTGGTGGGCATCGGAGCGCGGGTCCTCGACGGCGCGGTGGTCGAAAGCGGCGCCCAGGTGGGCGCCGGGGCCGTCGTGCCGCCCGGGATGCGGGTGCCGGCGGGGCAACTCGCGCTCGGCGTGCCGGCGAAGATCGTCCGGCCGCTCTCCGATGCCGAGCGCGAAGCGATCCGCGAGATCGCCCGGCGTTACGTCCGGGTCAAGAACGAGTATCTCGCGACACTGGGCAGGGGCTTCTGA
- a CDS encoding histidine--tRNA ligase, with protein MAQRFQAPKGTRDILPADSALWAAVEAVARAVFGRYGFREIRTPIFEETELFARGVGESSDIVGKEMYSFVDKGDRNLTLRPENTAAVVRAYVEHGMARQPQPVKLFYIGPQFRYERPQKGRYRQFHQIGAELLGGKGAESDAEVLLMLVALLGELGFRDLKVLINTVGDEASRSAYREALVGYLESHREKLSDESLRRLSTNPLRILDSKSPQEQELLAGAPQLRDSLTGESRAHFAAVCAALQQFDVAFEVSPRLVRGLDYYTNTVFEIVSEGLGSQNAICGGGAYEGLVEELGGSPTYGVGFAIGEDRLLDVLPADSPARRAGLFLSVGPVVVTDSEKLPVKEGETSTVFGLVERLRRSGIPSVEGAGKQEKVYERAVAMLSPAIVYIGERRPGDGACNVRILSTGERLQLDESELAPTLKRFFPFTGAFESPAPAMSLPADAVADVDEE; from the coding sequence ATGGCGCAGCGCTTCCAGGCACCGAAGGGCACGCGCGACATCCTGCCCGCCGACTCGGCCCTCTGGGCCGCCGTCGAGGCCGTGGCGCGGGCGGTCTTCGGTCGCTACGGCTTCCGCGAGATCCGCACCCCGATCTTCGAGGAGACCGAGCTCTTCGCGCGCGGCGTCGGCGAGTCGTCCGACATCGTCGGCAAGGAGATGTACTCGTTCGTGGACAAGGGCGACCGCAATCTGACGCTGCGCCCCGAGAACACGGCTGCGGTCGTGCGGGCCTACGTCGAGCACGGCATGGCGCGGCAGCCGCAGCCGGTGAAGCTCTTCTACATCGGCCCGCAGTTCCGCTACGAGCGGCCGCAGAAGGGCCGCTATCGCCAGTTCCACCAGATCGGTGCCGAGCTCCTTGGCGGCAAGGGCGCGGAATCGGACGCCGAAGTCCTGCTGATGCTCGTCGCGCTCCTGGGCGAGCTCGGATTCCGGGACCTCAAGGTGCTGATCAACACGGTCGGCGACGAGGCCTCCCGTTCCGCCTACAGGGAGGCCCTGGTCGGCTATCTCGAGTCGCATCGCGAGAAGCTCAGCGACGAGAGCCTCCGGCGCCTGTCGACGAATCCGCTGCGCATCCTGGACAGCAAGAGTCCCCAGGAGCAGGAGCTCCTTGCCGGGGCGCCGCAACTGCGCGACTCGCTGACGGGAGAGAGCCGCGCCCACTTCGCGGCGGTCTGCGCCGCCTTGCAGCAGTTCGACGTCGCCTTCGAGGTTTCGCCGCGGCTGGTGCGCGGCCTGGACTACTACACCAATACCGTCTTCGAGATCGTCTCCGAGGGCCTGGGGTCGCAGAACGCGATCTGCGGCGGCGGGGCCTACGAGGGGCTGGTGGAGGAGCTGGGCGGCTCGCCGACCTATGGCGTCGGTTTCGCCATCGGCGAAGACCGGCTGCTCGATGTGCTGCCCGCCGACTCGCCGGCGCGCCGGGCCGGCCTGTTTCTCTCTGTCGGACCGGTGGTGGTCACCGACTCGGAAAAGCTTCCAGTAAAAGAAGGCGAGACTTCGACGGTGTTCGGACTGGTCGAGAGGTTGCGGCGTTCCGGGATTCCGTCGGTCGAAGGGGCAGGAAAGCAGGAGAAGGTCTACGAACGCGCCGTGGCGATGCTTTCTCCCGCCATCGTGTACATCGGTGAACGACGACCCGGCGACGGCGCCTGCAATGTCCGCATCCTTTCGACCGGCGAGCGCCTGCAACTCGACGAGTCGGAGCTCGCGCCGACTCTGAAGAGATTTTTTCCCTTTACTGGAGCTTTTGAGAGCCCTGCGCCCGCGATGTCGTTGCCCGCGGATGCGGTCGCCGATGTGGACGAAGAGTGA
- the aspS gene encoding aspartate--tRNA ligase — MKRRGAGTLSRADIGSKVLLKAWVQRRRDHGGVLFLDLRDRSGVAQVVAKPDQSAEALAALDPVRSEWVVEVFGTVIARDPEAVNPKMTTGEVEVLAERAVVLSKADPLPFAIDSRAEVAEETRLKYRFLDLRRPELARNFLLRHEITHAVRAYFHEQGFLDIETPILTKSTPEGARDYLVPSRVHRGEFYALPQSPQLFKQLLMIAGFEKYMQIARCFRDEDLRADRQPEFTQIDLEMSFPTEEDIFELIEGLFARIFPMVGIA; from the coding sequence ATGAAGCGCAGAGGAGCAGGAACGCTGTCGCGTGCGGATATCGGATCGAAGGTCCTGTTGAAGGCCTGGGTGCAGCGGCGTCGCGACCATGGCGGCGTCCTCTTTCTCGACCTCCGGGACCGGAGCGGCGTCGCTCAGGTCGTGGCGAAGCCCGACCAGTCGGCCGAAGCCCTGGCGGCGCTCGACCCGGTGCGCTCCGAGTGGGTGGTGGAGGTCTTCGGCACGGTGATCGCGCGCGATCCCGAGGCCGTGAATCCGAAAATGACGACCGGCGAGGTCGAAGTCCTGGCCGAGCGCGCCGTGGTGCTCTCGAAGGCCGACCCCCTGCCGTTCGCGATCGACTCGCGCGCCGAGGTGGCGGAGGAGACCCGCCTCAAGTACCGGTTTCTCGACCTGCGGCGACCGGAGTTGGCGAGGAACTTCCTGCTGCGCCACGAGATCACCCACGCGGTGCGCGCCTATTTTCACGAGCAGGGATTTCTCGACATCGAGACGCCGATCCTGACCAAGTCGACCCCCGAAGGGGCGCGCGACTATCTGGTGCCGTCGCGCGTCCACCGCGGCGAGTTCTACGCCCTGCCGCAGTCGCCGCAGCTCTTCAAACAACTGCTGATGATCGCCGGGTTCGAGAAGTACATGCAGATCGCGCGCTGTTTTCGCGACGAGGATCTGCGTGCCGACCGCCAGCCCGAGTTCACCCAGATCGACCTCGAGATGTCGTTCCCGACCGAAGAGGACATCTTCGAGCTCATCGAGGGGCTTTTCGCGCGCATCTTTCCGATGGTCGGAATCGCCG
- the aspS gene encoding aspartate--tRNA ligase, with translation LRADRQPEFTQIDLEMSFPTEEDIFELIEGLFARIFPMVGIAVATPFRRLTYDDAMARFGSDKPDLRFGVEIQDVTAVAASSSFKVFQKAAAEGGVVRAIVVPSGAAISRSQTDLWSDFVKKQGLPGVLLLRRSNGELAFSVKQGLAPEELEAIASALGLEEGGIAVLAAGNPMIVSPALGALRLELARQHDWIPADRYEFLWVTGFPLLEWGAEEKRWFSMHHPFTSPDLTGVESLAADPGALRARAYDVVLNGTELGGGSIRIHDRDVQSQVFRLLGIGEEEARERFGFLLDALRLGAPPHGGLALGLDRIVMLMTGAPSLRDVIAFPKTASASCLLTEAPSVVDARQLRELGLLLAPGGTPTVATPTAPKG, from the coding sequence CTGCGTGCCGACCGCCAGCCCGAGTTCACCCAGATCGACCTCGAGATGTCGTTCCCGACCGAAGAGGACATCTTCGAGCTCATCGAGGGGCTTTTCGCGCGCATCTTTCCGATGGTCGGAATCGCCGTGGCGACGCCTTTTCGGCGACTGACCTATGACGACGCCATGGCGCGCTTCGGCAGCGACAAGCCCGATCTGCGCTTCGGCGTCGAGATCCAGGACGTGACGGCGGTCGCCGCGTCCTCGTCGTTCAAGGTCTTCCAGAAGGCCGCCGCCGAAGGCGGCGTGGTGCGCGCGATCGTGGTCCCTTCCGGCGCCGCGATCAGCCGCTCGCAGACCGACCTGTGGAGCGACTTCGTCAAGAAGCAGGGGCTGCCGGGCGTCCTGCTGCTCAGGCGCTCGAACGGCGAGCTCGCGTTCTCGGTCAAGCAGGGTCTCGCGCCCGAAGAGCTCGAGGCGATCGCCTCCGCCCTGGGGCTGGAGGAGGGCGGGATCGCGGTGCTCGCGGCGGGCAATCCGATGATCGTCTCGCCGGCCCTTGGCGCGCTGCGCCTCGAGCTGGCGCGGCAGCACGACTGGATTCCGGCCGATCGCTACGAGTTCCTCTGGGTGACCGGCTTCCCGCTGCTCGAGTGGGGGGCAGAAGAGAAGCGCTGGTTCTCGATGCATCACCCGTTCACCTCGCCCGACCTCACGGGGGTCGAGTCGCTCGCCGCCGATCCAGGGGCGCTGCGCGCCCGCGCCTACGACGTCGTGCTCAACGGGACCGAGCTTGGCGGCGGCTCGATCCGCATCCACGACCGCGACGTGCAGTCGCAGGTCTTCCGGCTGCTCGGCATCGGCGAGGAGGAGGCGCGCGAGCGCTTCGGCTTCCTGCTCGACGCGCTGCGACTGGGTGCACCGCCCCATGGCGGGCTGGCGCTCGGCCTCGACCGCATCGTGATGCTGATGACCGGGGCGCCGTCGTTGCGCGACGTCATCGCCTTCCCGAAGACCGCCTCGGCGAGCTGTCTGCTGACCGAAGCGCCGTCGGTCGTGGACGCCCGGCAGCTGCGCGAGCTCGGCCTTCTGCTCGCGCCGGGCGGCACCCCGACGGTTGCGACTCCCACGGCCCCCAAGGGCTGA